A region of the Channa argus isolate prfri chromosome 3, Channa argus male v1.0, whole genome shotgun sequence genome:
GTGCAACTGGAACAACCTCCAAAAGCACCAAATACTTACCATACTTGCTGTATGTAAGGTTAAAGCACTcagattaaagtaaaatgtatatgtaGTTTGAgttaaataactttttattctGTTATCTGTTACTTAGCATTTGTAGTTTATACTTTTGAATAGATCCACACCACAACATTTCAGAAGGACATGTTGTAGCCTATAATCCGACATCTTTGTTTAGACTACTAgttaccttttattttaaattttcaaaCACATATAACAGACATATTACAAAGCAGTAATAATTAGGTCTCCTTGACCAGATATTCATCTATTAGTCTACTAAAGATAATCAAGCAgtatacacaaatacatactaTACATACAGAGTACGATACCTGTTCACTACAGTACAATTCTGACTGTaggatatttttaatgtaatgtattttatgtgtaaTATGTGTTATTTGTGCTTTTACGGAACAGTCTGAAATCGTTCTCCACCACTGCATTTAGTGTATTTGCTTTACTAGTTGTGCCTTTGCTTAACGTGTAAGGTAGCAGCGCCCTCTGCCGCGTCAGGTTCGTTACGCTGCCAGCACTTTCTCCCTGACAGCAGAAGTCACGTGATCAAAACAGAATCATGGCGGCCGCTGCTGCAGCCCGGTCGAGCATGGGATTGACTTTGAGACTTTCTCGAGTTAGACCAGATTGTAGCACATGTCCTCTGTACAAGTTAAAGGCCTGCGTGAGCAGTGTGGCTAACTCACATAGGAAGGGTGCCTTTAATAGTTTCCGGACGATAAATCGTCATTTGCAAACGACTATTGGTGAGTGGTACAGCATGCTAACACTTTTAGCCTTAAGCAGAAGCAGGGTCTGCAGTGGCTGTTTGTTTGCGAAAAGCCTGAATAAGTggtaatatgtatttttactaGAGTTTTAGTTGCTTTTGATGGCGGCTTTTGCGTTCAAGTGGGCGAAGGACGTTGGCATTTATTCTTCGTTCAATAAAACGTGTTTAACTTGTGTTACAGCTTCTCAGATTGAGTAGTAAAACTTATGCAACCTGTGTGCAACAAGTCAAAAATTTGCCTCATGTGCAGTCAGGGAGCTGTATCTGTAAGACTCAGTTCTAtgtccattcttttttttttaaaggtctttACAGCAATGACGAGGGGAGCTCCAATGCAGAGAACCCAGAGGATGTGTAAGCTTATTTTAGATTTCTTAAGATTATTTTGAGttttaggcttttattttggattgTGGGTTGATACAATACACATTATAGTTTTAATCAGAGGTGTTTCACTATGGCGAATAGTATTTAACATTGAAAGTGTTAACTTTGATTCATTCTacgttattattttttttgggaAACTATTCACACCCTGAACTCTCACTGAACCAGCAGTTAAATCAAAAAGCGGTAGCATCTGCAACCCATATTTTAGGTATATGACGCTTTGGACAGTGGAATTGaccacataaaatgtaaaacatatgtttatttttataaaacatgagTAGTACAGTTTGTAATGAAACATTTGTGGCTCAGATGATAGAGTTGTCATGCTACAAAAAGTCCTCCTGGATAAATAAGGTGGTATCTTATTACAACTGATATTTAGAAAAACCAAATGTAGGCAGTCGCGACTTCGGAGTAGGTCGTGTTAGGCATATGTAGCAAAGGAAAGCAGTGCCGCCACGTCAGCATAATACTGACACAAACGCAAAATTTAGATCGAAACAGAAATTAAGTTAAAATCTATTTACAAGATATTTAAACAGTGAAACTGTTGAAAGATTTCTGTCAGAAATCGTGTTCATTTACTTACACCTACATTTGGACATGTTATGAATATATGTTTTCATCTGAAGAGCCTCTTAAcgtgttttttctgtgtgaaagaAGAGTTTGATGTATGAGCAGATCTTTTTGTCCGTGTACCTTCAATTCAAACAGGTTCATGAAATATGTTCTTATATTGTCTACAGTTTCTAAGCATTAAAAAGGGCAGGATGTGAGGGTAACCATTTACAGCCATGACAGATAAACTTATGTATAAAGCTGAACTACATTAATACCCAATGTAATTTTAATCTGAAAGAGTTTGAGTGTAATGTCAAACGACAATGTCCAACTGTTTAGGGTTAATGTGGTGTATATTGATCGGTCTGGGCAAAGGATACCAGTTAAGGCCAAAGTGGGAGATAACGTCTTGTATTTGGCTCACAAGCATGGAATTGAACTGGAAGGTGAGGTTTACAGAGTTgaattgtaatttaaatattcattgcCGTTTTAAgactattattgtttttaagcttatgtctttctgttttatttaggaGCCTGTGAGGCATCGCTGGCCTGCTCCACTTGTCATGTCTATGTGAGTGCTGCCCATTTTGACAAATTACCAGAACCTGTTGAGCGGTAGGTCTCctgttaatattttctttaaccaTGGCATTTGAAACAAGTGTGTGCAAGGTAGTATATTACTTTAAATGTTGACACTTGTCTTGGTTTTTAGGGAGGACGACATGCTGGACATGGCACCCATGCTTCAGGAGAACTCCCGTCTGGGTTGCCAGATCATTCTCACTCCAGAGCT
Encoded here:
- the fdx2 gene encoding ferredoxin-2, mitochondrial encodes the protein MAAAAAARSSMGLTLRLSRVRPDCSTCPLYKLKACVSSVANSHRKGAFNSFRTINRHLQTTIGLYSNDEGSSNAENPEDVVNVVYIDRSGQRIPVKAKVGDNVLYLAHKHGIELEGACEASLACSTCHVYVSAAHFDKLPEPVEREDDMLDMAPMLQENSRLGCQIILTPELDGIELTLPKVTRNFYVDGHVPKPH